The following proteins are encoded in a genomic region of Pseudodesulfovibrio mercurii:
- a CDS encoding ABC transporter permease, with protein sequence MQFQRKPILIPAVALGTLAFLYIPLLAVASFSVNNSRFGLTWHGFTWKWYLELFQNEQILEAVGNTLLLGLVSTAVATVVGTALAIGMSRFPWSKKTSAFFEFNLYMPVITPEIVFAGALVIAFASLRYVSSAFEPGMLNMIIGHVTFQVAFVALVVRSRLAAFNNEIEEASHDLYATNWYTLRKVILPMLTPGIVSGAMLAFTLSLDDFIISFFTAGPTSVTLPLYIYAEVHRGITPKIHALSTVGLLLTIVLVIASQKITNSFNEKERDDA encoded by the coding sequence ATGCAGTTCCAACGCAAGCCGATCCTGATCCCGGCCGTGGCCCTGGGCACCCTGGCCTTCCTGTACATCCCGCTCCTGGCCGTGGCCTCGTTCTCGGTGAACAACTCCCGGTTCGGCCTGACCTGGCACGGGTTCACCTGGAAGTGGTACCTGGAGCTCTTCCAGAACGAACAGATCCTCGAGGCCGTGGGCAACACCCTGCTCCTGGGGTTGGTCTCCACGGCCGTCGCCACGGTGGTGGGCACGGCGCTGGCCATCGGCATGAGCCGCTTCCCGTGGTCGAAGAAGACCTCGGCCTTCTTCGAGTTCAACCTGTACATGCCGGTCATCACCCCGGAGATCGTCTTCGCGGGCGCCCTGGTCATCGCCTTCGCCTCCCTGCGCTACGTCTCCTCGGCCTTCGAGCCCGGCATGCTGAACATGATCATCGGCCACGTGACCTTCCAGGTGGCCTTCGTGGCCCTGGTGGTCCGCTCGCGCCTGGCGGCCTTCAACAACGAGATCGAGGAGGCCTCCCACGACCTCTACGCCACCAACTGGTACACCCTGCGCAAGGTCATCCTGCCCATGCTCACCCCGGGCATCGTGTCCGGGGCCATGCTGGCCTTCACCCTGTCGCTCGACGACTTCATCATCAGCTTCTTCACGGCCGGGCCGACCTCGGTGACCCTGCCGCTTTACATATATGCGGAAGTGCATCGCGGCATCACGCCGAAGATCCACGCCCTGTCCACGGTCGGCCTGCTGCTGACCATCGTCCTGGTGATCGCCTCGCAGAAAATAACAAACAGTTTCAATGAAAAGGAGAGAGATGATGCGTAA
- a CDS encoding polyamine ABC transporter substrate-binding protein → MRKLLLAMLMVLVMVPSAFAAEEMRLLIWSEYMPEDFLTDFEKDTGIKVRAEYYESMEEMVAKLQAGGKNQYDVVVPSDYIIPAMIKLELLKELDHSKLPNLKNLQETFIDPAWDKGNKYTVAYQWGTLGMMYRKDKLKDFDGSWSVMFDPAKRQGPFIFIDSIREMLGCAQCAMGMDVNTTQKADLKALLDKMLEAKKSDYFAGFDVGTGGRSKVVAGTAVAAIVYNGDALRAVADNPDTCAFVNPNEGTIGWVDNMSIPIGAPHPDMAYAFINWVLEPQVGAKLSNWTQYATPNKAAYPYITPEDFKNPAIYPAESYMSKIQFIKDLGNDNKMYDQIWTMVKTR, encoded by the coding sequence ATGCGTAAACTGCTGCTGGCCATGCTCATGGTCCTGGTGATGGTCCCCTCCGCCTTCGCGGCCGAGGAAATGCGCCTGCTCATCTGGAGCGAATACATGCCCGAAGATTTCCTGACGGATTTCGAAAAGGATACGGGCATCAAGGTGCGCGCGGAATACTACGAATCAATGGAAGAGATGGTCGCCAAGCTCCAGGCGGGCGGCAAGAACCAGTATGACGTGGTCGTCCCGTCCGACTACATCATCCCGGCCATGATCAAGCTGGAACTGCTCAAGGAGCTCGACCACTCCAAGCTGCCCAACCTGAAGAACCTCCAGGAAACCTTCATCGACCCGGCCTGGGACAAGGGCAACAAGTACACCGTGGCCTACCAGTGGGGCACCTTGGGCATGATGTACCGCAAGGACAAGCTCAAGGACTTCGACGGCTCCTGGTCGGTCATGTTCGACCCGGCCAAGCGCCAGGGTCCGTTCATCTTCATCGACTCCATCCGTGAGATGCTCGGCTGCGCCCAGTGCGCCATGGGCATGGACGTCAACACCACCCAGAAGGCCGACCTCAAGGCCCTGCTCGACAAGATGCTCGAGGCCAAGAAGTCCGACTACTTCGCCGGCTTCGACGTGGGCACCGGCGGCCGCTCCAAGGTCGTGGCCGGCACCGCCGTGGCCGCTATCGTCTACAACGGCGACGCCCTGCGCGCCGTGGCCGACAACCCGGACACCTGCGCCTTCGTGAACCCCAACGAGGGAACCATCGGCTGGGTGGACAACATGTCCATCCCCATCGGCGCCCCGCACCCGGACATGGCCTACGCCTTCATCAACTGGGTGCTCGAGCCCCAGGTCGGCGCCAAGCTGTCCAACTGGACCCAGTACGCCACCCCGAACAAGGCGGCCTACCCGTACATCACCCCCGAGGACTTCAAGAACCCGGCCATCTACCCGGCCGAGTCCTACATGTCCAAGATCCAGTTCATCAAGGACCTGGGCAACGACAACAAGATGTACGACCAGATCTGGACCATGGTTAAGACCCGTTAA
- a CDS encoding amidohydrolase, with amino-acid sequence MLEDHYLLINGNIISMDGRDNRYEAMAVENGRILRVGANDDMADLAEAGWPVTDLKGKTVLPGFIDTHQHLGLTGQVLNGIDFQGTRTLRTVFEKVREAATIAAPGAWVLGYTLNDFSLEEGRMPIKEELDAVCADNPVMIVHSSWHMCALNSLALEILAPPADLPGMDLKPNGEPTGVVRDPGAPDFIFPAVSTRTPVEVKLASFRKACEAALKQGITTLHCLEGGGFGPGDTRIVHDNLDKLPVNVVLWNQVMDVDETVGMGLTRIGGCICADGAIDAYTAALFEPYLNQPGNRGTLNFTQEEMDAFVLASHKAGLQVAVHCETDRAIEQVLSAMEKAIAAYPRADHRHRIEHCEIPTVDQVERMGRAGILAGMQPAFIHYLVDMEDYEKRFGWDRLRWMHPYRTMLDNNVIMTGGSDCPVTPHGPLTGIQTAVLHPIEEERLTPMEAIRMFTIDAAYSAFDEANRGSIEPGKIADLVILSADPTEVPPETIREIKIVKTVVEGKPVEDPRDGPAA; translated from the coding sequence ATGCTAGAAGACCATTATCTGCTCATCAACGGCAACATCATCTCCATGGACGGCCGGGACAACCGGTACGAAGCCATGGCCGTGGAAAACGGCCGCATCCTCCGGGTCGGCGCAAACGACGACATGGCCGACCTCGCCGAGGCGGGCTGGCCGGTCACCGACCTCAAGGGCAAAACGGTGTTGCCCGGTTTCATCGACACCCACCAGCACCTCGGCCTGACCGGCCAGGTCCTGAACGGTATCGACTTCCAGGGTACCAGGACCCTCAGAACCGTTTTCGAGAAGGTCCGGGAGGCGGCAACCATCGCCGCGCCCGGTGCCTGGGTCCTCGGTTACACCCTCAACGACTTCTCCCTCGAGGAAGGGCGGATGCCCATCAAGGAGGAGCTGGACGCGGTCTGCGCCGACAACCCGGTCATGATCGTGCACTCCTCCTGGCACATGTGCGCCCTGAACTCCCTGGCGCTGGAAATCCTGGCCCCGCCCGCCGACCTGCCGGGCATGGACCTTAAACCGAACGGCGAACCCACCGGCGTGGTCCGCGACCCCGGCGCGCCCGACTTCATCTTCCCGGCCGTGTCCACGCGCACCCCGGTGGAGGTCAAACTCGCGAGCTTCCGCAAGGCGTGCGAAGCGGCCCTCAAGCAGGGCATCACCACCCTGCACTGCCTGGAGGGCGGCGGCTTCGGACCGGGCGACACCCGCATCGTCCACGACAATCTGGACAAACTCCCGGTCAACGTGGTTCTCTGGAACCAGGTCATGGACGTGGACGAGACCGTGGGCATGGGGCTCACGCGCATCGGCGGCTGCATCTGCGCCGACGGTGCCATCGACGCCTACACAGCGGCCCTGTTCGAGCCCTACCTGAACCAACCGGGCAACCGCGGGACCCTGAACTTCACCCAGGAGGAGATGGACGCCTTCGTCCTCGCCTCGCACAAGGCCGGGCTCCAGGTGGCCGTGCACTGCGAGACCGACAGGGCCATCGAACAGGTCCTGTCCGCCATGGAAAAGGCCATCGCGGCCTACCCCCGCGCCGACCACCGCCACCGCATCGAGCACTGCGAGATCCCCACCGTGGACCAGGTGGAGCGCATGGGCCGGGCGGGCATCCTGGCGGGCATGCAGCCCGCCTTCATCCACTACCTGGTGGATATGGAAGACTACGAAAAACGCTTCGGCTGGGACCGGCTGCGCTGGATGCATCCCTACCGGACCATGCTCGACAACAACGTCATCATGACCGGCGGCTCCGACTGCCCGGTCACCCCGCACGGCCCGCTCACCGGCATCCAGACCGCCGTGCTCCACCCCATCGAGGAGGAACGCCTTACCCCGATGGAGGCCATTCGCATGTTCACCATCGACGCCGCCTACAGCGCCTTTGACGAGGCCAATCGTGGCAGCATCGAACCGGGCAAGATCGCCGACCTGGTGATTCTGAGCGCCGACCCGACAGAGGTACCCCCGGAAACCATCCGCGAGATCAAGATCGTCAAGACCGTCGTGGAAGGCAAACCGGTGGAAGATCCCAGGGACGGGCCCGCGGCCTGA
- a CDS encoding putrescine aminotransferase — translation MTRNIDEAFKEATEFIDIITKPVGSVSLEERQNIATETVENFRDYINKGFLEYRKSVTEAGEFAVTEWMGQGSILKDALDREYIDILGGFGLYSYGIRHPRIVEAVKAQLDRSPQYSQEMLDPLRAKLARIIAKLTPGDIQYGFFANSGTEAVEGAMKLAKFYTGKKGFISMLKGFHGKTLGSLSLMGKTDYRAPLLPLLEGMRHVPFGDLEAVEHELKYAAAVGDDIAAVVAEPIQGEAGAIVPPDEFWPGLREVCDKYEVLLIADEVQTGFGRTGKIFGVDHWDVAPDIMCFGKALGGGVVPMSGFFSTPKFWEVMEPNPFMHTTTTGGNPLACASALAAITVMHEENLPAQAAQKGEYVKARLAELSERHPGILKEVTGKGLLIGMHFMDDEIGYHVASGLFARGVITAGTLTNARCIRFEPALNIPMELLDEALNRMEDVFKSLPVS, via the coding sequence ATGACCCGTAACATTGACGAAGCATTTAAGGAAGCAACTGAATTTATTGATATTATTACGAAGCCTGTGGGCAGTGTCTCCCTGGAGGAGCGCCAAAACATCGCCACCGAGACCGTGGAGAACTTCCGCGACTACATCAACAAGGGGTTCCTGGAGTACCGCAAGTCCGTGACCGAGGCGGGCGAGTTCGCCGTGACCGAGTGGATGGGCCAGGGGTCCATCCTCAAGGACGCCCTGGATCGCGAGTACATCGACATCCTCGGCGGGTTCGGCCTGTACAGCTACGGTATCCGCCACCCCAGGATCGTGGAGGCGGTCAAGGCTCAGCTCGACCGCTCGCCCCAGTACTCCCAGGAGATGCTCGACCCCCTGCGCGCCAAGCTCGCCCGGATCATCGCCAAGCTGACCCCCGGCGACATCCAGTACGGCTTCTTCGCCAACTCCGGCACCGAGGCCGTGGAAGGGGCCATGAAGCTGGCCAAGTTCTACACCGGCAAGAAGGGCTTCATCTCCATGCTCAAGGGGTTCCACGGCAAGACGCTGGGTTCCCTGTCGCTCATGGGCAAGACCGACTACCGCGCCCCGCTGCTGCCCCTGCTCGAAGGCATGCGCCACGTGCCCTTCGGCGACCTGGAGGCCGTGGAGCATGAGCTGAAGTACGCGGCCGCCGTGGGCGACGACATCGCCGCCGTGGTGGCCGAGCCCATCCAGGGCGAGGCCGGAGCCATCGTCCCGCCCGACGAATTCTGGCCCGGCCTGCGCGAGGTCTGCGACAAGTACGAGGTGCTGCTCATCGCCGACGAGGTCCAGACCGGCTTCGGCCGCACGGGCAAGATATTCGGCGTGGACCACTGGGACGTGGCCCCGGACATCATGTGCTTCGGCAAGGCGCTCGGCGGCGGCGTGGTGCCCATGTCCGGCTTCTTCTCCACCCCCAAGTTCTGGGAGGTCATGGAGCCCAACCCGTTCATGCACACCACCACCACGGGCGGCAACCCCCTGGCCTGCGCCTCGGCCCTGGCCGCCATCACGGTCATGCACGAGGAGAACCTGCCCGCCCAGGCCGCCCAGAAGGGCGAGTATGTCAAGGCCCGCCTGGCCGAACTGTCCGAAAGACACCCGGGCATCCTCAAGGAGGTCACCGGCAAGGGGCTGCTCATCGGCATGCACTTCATGGACGACGAGATCGGCTACCACGTGGCCTCCGGCCTGTTCGCGCGCGGCGTGATCACCGCCGGGACCCTGACCAACGCCCGGTGCATCCGCTTCGAGCCCGCCCTGAACATTCCCATGGAACTGCTTGACGAAGCCCTGAACAGAATGGAAGACGTCTTTAAATCGCTGCCCGTCAGCTAA
- a CDS encoding aminobutyraldehyde dehydrogenase, which produces MNTNEMKLWINGQWTDAADGGVLEVENPATGEVAATVAKAGEKDVLKAVAAAKTAFEDGRWSGLTPSQRSKCLWKLADLLEARKEEFARIESEDTGKPFAFLSLGADLPFCIDNLRFFATAARDTGGHHAGEYAPGYTSLYRRDPVGPVGQIAPWNYPLLMGVWKLGPALAAGCTAVLKPASLTPRTSLMLGELTAEAGIPDGVVNVVAGSVGHILTSHPDIRMVSLTGATETGKSVMKSCADTVKRVHLELGGKAPCLVFSDANIDLVAEKLSIAAICNSGQDCTAATRIICHKSVEKQVCNVMAEAMKKIVVGDPFDDATQMGSMISGRHLEMVSGFVERARADGATVLCGGQAIDRPGHFYTPTVITDVRQDSEIVQQEVFGPVITIQTFDDEAQAIAMGNDVVFGLASSVFTKDVARTMRVAKALEFGTVWVNDHLPLASETPHGGFKQSGFGKDLSAEAVGDYLVTKHVMINNAV; this is translated from the coding sequence ATGAACACGAACGAGATGAAGCTTTGGATCAACGGCCAGTGGACCGACGCAGCCGACGGCGGCGTGTTGGAAGTGGAGAATCCCGCGACCGGCGAAGTGGCCGCCACTGTGGCCAAGGCCGGTGAAAAGGACGTGCTCAAGGCCGTGGCCGCGGCCAAGACCGCCTTCGAGGACGGCCGCTGGTCCGGCCTGACCCCGTCCCAACGGTCCAAGTGCCTGTGGAAGCTGGCCGACCTGCTCGAGGCCCGCAAGGAGGAGTTCGCCCGCATCGAATCCGAGGACACGGGCAAGCCCTTCGCCTTCCTCAGCCTGGGGGCGGACCTGCCCTTCTGCATCGACAACCTGCGCTTCTTCGCCACGGCCGCCCGCGACACCGGCGGCCACCACGCGGGCGAGTACGCGCCGGGCTACACCTCCCTGTACCGCCGCGACCCGGTGGGTCCGGTGGGCCAGATCGCCCCGTGGAACTACCCCCTGCTCATGGGCGTGTGGAAACTCGGCCCGGCCCTGGCCGCGGGCTGCACCGCCGTGCTCAAGCCCGCCTCCCTGACCCCGCGCACCTCGCTCATGCTCGGCGAACTGACCGCCGAGGCGGGCATCCCCGACGGCGTGGTCAACGTGGTCGCGGGTTCCGTGGGCCACATCCTGACCAGCCATCCGGACATCCGCATGGTCTCCCTGACCGGAGCCACCGAGACCGGCAAGTCGGTCATGAAGAGCTGCGCCGACACGGTCAAGCGGGTCCACCTGGAGCTGGGCGGCAAGGCCCCGTGCCTGGTCTTCAGCGACGCGAACATCGACCTCGTGGCCGAGAAACTGTCCATCGCGGCCATCTGCAACTCCGGCCAAGACTGCACCGCCGCCACGCGCATCATCTGCCACAAATCCGTCGAGAAGCAGGTCTGCAACGTCATGGCCGAGGCCATGAAGAAGATCGTGGTCGGCGATCCCTTTGACGACGCCACCCAGATGGGCTCCATGATCTCCGGCCGCCACCTGGAGATGGTCTCCGGCTTCGTGGAACGCGCCAGGGCCGACGGGGCCACCGTGCTCTGCGGCGGCCAGGCCATCGACCGGCCCGGCCACTTCTACACCCCCACGGTCATCACCGACGTGCGCCAGGACTCCGAGATCGTCCAGCAGGAGGTCTTCGGCCCGGTCATCACCATCCAGACCTTCGACGACGAGGCCCAGGCCATCGCCATGGGCAACGACGTGGTCTTCGGCCTGGCGTCGTCCGTGTTCACCAAAGACGTGGCCCGGACCATGCGCGTGGCCAAGGCCCTGGAGTTCGGCACGGTCTGGGTCAACGACCACCTGCCCCTGGCCTCCGAGACCCCGCACGGCGGGTTCAAGCAGTCCGGTTTCGGCAAGGATCTGTCCGCCGAGGCCGTGGGCGACTACCTGGTGACCAAGCACGTGATGATCAACAACGCCGTCTAG
- a CDS encoding agmatine deiminase family protein, with protein sequence MANTPVTPIRVPVRAPACDGLFMPGEWAEHEATWMIWPCKPSAWPFGMDKPRLAYAEVAKAISRFEPVYMMCRPELMAQAKALCGDAVTLVPMDTRDSWARDSAPTFVIDGRGGVAGVDWVFNDWGHIARYEGKYDEPMAQAVLEHLSMRRYAAPCIIEGGGIHSDGEGTLLTTEQVQFDPRRNAGFSKGDFEALFAAYLGTEKVVWLGNGLEDDETNGHVDILACFVRPGVVMVHDCTDPDDANYKVSRDAIQRLETTTDARGRSFEIIRMPQPAPRFNGDWRMDLSYINFYIANGGIVMSSFDDPMDETAYRLMCEAFPGHEVIQLPCLDIFAGGGGIHCITQQQPKGTPLPVF encoded by the coding sequence ATGGCGAACACCCCCGTTACCCCCATCCGCGTCCCGGTCCGCGCACCGGCCTGCGACGGGCTCTTCATGCCCGGCGAATGGGCCGAGCACGAGGCCACCTGGATGATCTGGCCGTGCAAGCCGTCGGCCTGGCCCTTCGGCATGGACAAGCCCCGTCTTGCCTACGCCGAAGTGGCCAAGGCCATCAGCCGGTTCGAGCCGGTGTACATGATGTGCCGCCCCGAACTCATGGCCCAGGCCAAGGCCCTGTGCGGCGACGCCGTGACCCTGGTGCCCATGGACACCCGCGACTCCTGGGCGCGCGACTCGGCCCCGACCTTCGTCATCGACGGCAGGGGCGGCGTGGCCGGCGTGGACTGGGTCTTCAACGACTGGGGCCACATCGCCCGGTATGAGGGCAAGTACGACGAGCCCATGGCCCAGGCCGTGCTCGAACACCTGTCCATGCGCCGCTACGCCGCGCCCTGCATCATCGAGGGCGGCGGCATCCACTCGGACGGCGAGGGCACCCTGTTGACCACGGAGCAGGTCCAGTTCGACCCCCGGCGCAACGCGGGCTTCTCGAAGGGCGACTTCGAGGCCCTGTTCGCCGCCTACCTGGGCACGGAAAAGGTCGTCTGGCTCGGCAACGGGCTGGAGGACGACGAGACCAACGGCCACGTGGACATCCTGGCCTGCTTCGTCCGGCCCGGCGTGGTCATGGTCCACGACTGCACCGACCCGGACGACGCCAATTACAAGGTCTCGCGGGACGCCATACAGCGGCTCGAAACAACCACGGACGCGCGCGGCCGGTCCTTCGAGATCATCCGTATGCCCCAGCCCGCGCCGCGCTTCAACGGCGACTGGCGCATGGACCTGAGCTACATCAACTTCTACATCGCCAACGGCGGCATCGTCATGTCCTCCTTCGACGACCCCATGGACGAGACGGCGTACAGGCTGATGTGCGAGGCCTTCCCCGGCCACGAGGTGATCCAGCTCCCGTGCCTGGACATCTTCGCCGGGGGCGGCGGCATCCACTGCATCACCCAGCAGCAACCCAAGGGCACGCCCCTGCCGGTATTCTAG
- the aguB gene encoding N-carbamoylputrescine amidase — MSKTTLAVTQMACTDDLKANVDRAEALVREAAARGAQIILLQELFEGPYFCKKQKFEYFSLAHEARPDDPLLARFSALAKELGVVLPVSFFERAGKAYYNSMAMMDANGRMLGLYRKTHIPQGPGYEEKYYFNPGDTGFKVWETAFGKVGLGICWDQWYPEAARCMALMDADVLLYPTAIGSEPTMPDCDSMPHWRRTQQGHAAANILPVCASNRIGTETDDDVTMTFYGSSFITDPMGALLADADRTTQGVFTAEVDFDEIRNFRTGWGFYRDRRPKHYRTLLTLDGHTPAD, encoded by the coding sequence ATGAGCAAAACCACTCTGGCAGTCACCCAGATGGCCTGCACCGACGACCTCAAAGCCAACGTGGACCGGGCCGAAGCCCTGGTCCGCGAGGCGGCCGCACGCGGCGCGCAGATCATCCTCCTCCAGGAACTGTTCGAAGGACCGTACTTCTGCAAGAAGCAGAAGTTCGAGTACTTCTCCCTGGCCCACGAGGCGCGCCCCGACGACCCGCTCCTGGCCCGCTTCTCCGCCCTTGCCAAGGAACTCGGCGTGGTCCTGCCCGTGTCCTTCTTCGAACGCGCGGGCAAGGCGTACTACAACTCCATGGCCATGATGGACGCGAACGGCCGCATGCTCGGGCTGTACCGCAAGACCCACATCCCCCAGGGACCGGGCTACGAGGAGAAGTATTACTTCAACCCCGGCGACACCGGCTTCAAGGTCTGGGAGACCGCCTTCGGCAAGGTCGGCCTGGGCATCTGCTGGGACCAGTGGTACCCCGAGGCCGCCCGGTGCATGGCGCTCATGGACGCGGACGTGCTCCTGTACCCCACGGCCATCGGCTCTGAGCCGACCATGCCGGACTGCGACTCCATGCCGCACTGGCGGCGCACCCAGCAGGGCCACGCGGCCGCCAACATCCTGCCGGTCTGCGCGTCCAACCGCATCGGCACCGAGACCGACGACGACGTGACCATGACCTTCTACGGCTCGTCCTTCATCACCGACCCCATGGGCGCGCTCCTGGCCGACGCCGACCGGACCACCCAGGGCGTGTTCACCGCCGAGGTGGACTTCGACGAGATCCGCAACTTCCGCACCGGCTGGGGCTTCTACCGCGACCGGCGGCCGAAACACTACCGGACCCTCCTGACCCTCGACGGCCACACCCCGGCCGACTAG
- a CDS encoding radical SAM/SPASM domain-containing protein — protein MNRPQTFPAPAATRPEPSFPSRLQVEVTTRCNMRCAMCVKSAPDSDIPETDLDLDAFRRLEPALARCEALVLNGIGEPLLNPDLPDMAAFARSVMPASGWIGFQTNGLLVTESLAHRLVESGVDTFCVSVDTLEMGLAAGGELHGMTGAARLERAFRLLRRAGERYGRSLRLGLEFVLMRDTADQLPLVVRWAGEIGLDFAIVSHVLPYDQAMQDQSLFNPNTPAATALFEKWQARAAEQGLDLHDQQGVAWKFVKSDREKRLLELVKGLLAEAEASGVWVHLPHLLEWDRRNLDGAERDLAHRFRQAGDAALRAGLELRLPPLKARDERRCHFVEDGTAFVTSQGDVSPCQFLWHQYACHLDGGKKVVRPWLFGNIRERDLVDIWRGASYADFRRQVLEYEYPYCSNCPFVPCDDIKGAPFDFDCDCLGATIPCGHCLWCMGGLQCLL, from the coding sequence ATGAACCGCCCCCAGACATTTCCCGCTCCCGCCGCCACCCGTCCGGAACCGTCCTTTCCGTCCCGGCTCCAGGTGGAGGTGACCACGCGCTGCAACATGCGCTGCGCCATGTGCGTCAAGTCCGCCCCGGACAGCGACATCCCCGAGACCGACCTGGACCTCGACGCCTTCCGGCGGCTTGAACCGGCCCTGGCCCGGTGCGAGGCATTGGTCCTCAACGGCATCGGCGAGCCCCTGCTCAATCCCGACCTGCCGGACATGGCCGCCTTTGCCCGGTCCGTCATGCCCGCGTCCGGCTGGATCGGCTTCCAGACCAACGGGCTGTTGGTCACGGAATCCCTGGCCCACCGTCTGGTCGAATCCGGCGTGGATACCTTCTGCGTCTCGGTGGACACCCTGGAGATGGGCCTCGCGGCCGGGGGCGAGCTGCACGGCATGACCGGGGCGGCCCGCCTGGAGCGCGCCTTCCGCCTGCTGCGCCGGGCAGGGGAGCGGTACGGCCGGAGCCTGCGCCTGGGCCTGGAATTCGTGCTCATGCGCGACACCGCCGACCAGCTGCCCCTGGTCGTCCGCTGGGCCGGGGAGATCGGCCTGGACTTCGCCATAGTCTCCCACGTGTTGCCCTACGACCAGGCCATGCAGGATCAGTCCCTGTTCAACCCCAACACCCCGGCGGCCACGGCCCTGTTCGAAAAATGGCAGGCCAGGGCGGCGGAACAGGGGCTCGACCTGCACGACCAGCAGGGCGTGGCCTGGAAGTTCGTCAAGTCGGACCGGGAGAAGCGGCTGCTCGAGCTGGTCAAGGGGTTGCTCGCCGAGGCCGAGGCCTCGGGCGTGTGGGTCCACCTGCCCCACCTGCTCGAATGGGACCGGCGCAACCTCGACGGGGCGGAGCGGGACTTGGCGCATCGTTTCCGGCAGGCCGGGGACGCGGCCCTGCGCGCCGGGCTGGAGCTGCGCCTGCCGCCCCTCAAGGCCCGCGACGAGCGGCGCTGCCATTTCGTGGAGGATGGCACGGCCTTCGTCACCTCGCAGGGGGACGTCAGCCCGTGCCAGTTCCTGTGGCACCAGTACGCCTGCCACCTGGACGGCGGCAAAAAGGTGGTCCGGCCGTGGCTCTTCGGGAACATCCGCGAGCGCGACCTGGTGGACATCTGGCGGGGCGCTTCCTACGCGGATTTCCGCCGCCAGGTGCTGGAATACGAATACCCCTATTGCTCCAACTGCCCGTTCGTGCCCTGCGACGACATCAAGGGAGCGCCCTTCGATTTCGACTGCGACTGCCTGGGCGCGACCATCCCCTGCGGCCATTGCCTGTGGTGCATGGGCGGCCTGCAGTGCCTGCTCTGA
- a CDS encoding thioredoxin family protein translates to MRTIKIIEPQAIDMELHSGGSPLLIAFLKRNEKYSVQLQVLETAHRAHGDTVRFFLYNADYLDTATERFAVKGTPTFLLFHGGREINRLIGESDGATLDEFIGTSVSGLTSPAG, encoded by the coding sequence ATGCGCACGATCAAGATCATCGAGCCACAGGCCATCGACATGGAACTGCACAGCGGCGGCTCTCCTCTGCTGATCGCCTTCCTGAAACGGAATGAAAAATATTCCGTGCAGTTGCAGGTCCTGGAAACGGCTCACCGGGCCCACGGCGACACCGTTCGGTTCTTCCTGTACAACGCCGACTACCTGGACACGGCCACCGAGCGCTTCGCGGTCAAGGGCACGCCCACCTTTCTGCTGTTCCACGGCGGCCGCGAGATCAACCGGCTCATCGGCGAGTCGGACGGCGCGACCCTGGACGAGTTCATCGGCACCTCGGTGTCCGGTCTGACCTCCCCGGCCGGATAG